In Kitasatospora gansuensis, a genomic segment contains:
- the melC1 gene encoding apotyrosinase chaperone MelC1, translating to MSEVTHASELTRRRMLQGAAVALTAAAGTVVLGVVGPTGKSATAADPGASDTFDELFHGRRIQGRPVADGGGHHHGTTGAGGTGYAVHIDGEELHMMRNADGTWISVVNHYQTFQTPRALARAAVTDLQGAALVPVAVA from the coding sequence ATGTCCGAAGTCACCCATGCCTCGGAACTGACCCGCCGTCGGATGCTGCAGGGGGCGGCCGTCGCACTGACCGCCGCCGCCGGCACCGTCGTCCTCGGCGTCGTCGGCCCGACCGGCAAGTCCGCGACGGCGGCCGACCCGGGCGCGTCCGACACCTTCGACGAGCTCTTTCACGGCCGCCGCATCCAGGGCCGCCCGGTGGCCGACGGGGGCGGCCACCACCACGGCACCACCGGCGCCGGGGGCACCGGTTACGCCGTGCACATCGACGGCGAGGAGCTGCACATGATGCGCAACGCCGACGGCACCTGGATCAGCGTCGTGAACCACTACCAGACCTTCCAGACGCCTCGCGCGCTCGCCCGAGCCGCCGTCACCGACCTGCAGGGCGCAGCGCTCGTCCCGGTCGCCGTCGCCTGA
- a CDS encoding heavy-metal-associated domain-containing protein, whose amino-acid sequence MSTTAVFAVEGMSCGHCERSVSAQLAAVPGVTDVLADAPTGRVTVSFEFGQALDEQRIRDAVDEAGFTLTGRI is encoded by the coding sequence ATGTCCACCACCGCCGTCTTCGCCGTCGAAGGCATGAGCTGCGGCCACTGCGAGCGGTCGGTCAGCGCCCAACTGGCGGCCGTACCCGGCGTCACGGATGTGCTGGCCGATGCCCCGACCGGCCGGGTCACCGTCTCGTTCGAGTTCGGGCAGGCGCTCGACGAGCAGCGGATCCGCGACGCGGTCGACGAGGCCGGGTTCACCCTCACCGGGCGGATCTGA
- the melC2 gene encoding tyrosinase MelC2 has product MAVRKNQATLTAQEKRAFVNAVLALKRNGGYDAFVSTHNSFIVGDTDNGERVGHRSPSFLPWHRRFLLQFEQALQAIDPTVTLPYWDWTADRTTGATIWGADFMGGNGRSSDGQVTTGPFAYSSGNWTLTVRPDSRNYLRRSLGTGVAQLPSRTETDGVLAIAEYDAAPWNSTSAGFRNNLEGWRGVNLHNRVHVWVGGMMSTGMSPNDPVFWLHHCFIDKLWAEWQKRHPAAGYLPTAGTANVVDLNDTMKPWNDVTPADMLDHTTRYTYDTGF; this is encoded by the coding sequence ATGGCAGTCCGCAAGAACCAGGCGACCCTGACGGCTCAGGAGAAGCGCGCCTTCGTCAACGCCGTGCTCGCGCTCAAGCGCAACGGCGGCTACGACGCGTTCGTCAGCACCCACAACTCGTTCATCGTCGGCGACACCGACAACGGCGAGCGGGTCGGCCACCGTTCGCCGTCCTTCCTGCCCTGGCACCGCAGGTTCCTGCTCCAGTTCGAGCAGGCGCTCCAGGCGATCGACCCGACCGTCACCCTGCCCTACTGGGACTGGACCGCCGACCGCACCACCGGCGCCACCATCTGGGGCGCCGACTTCATGGGCGGCAACGGCCGCAGCAGCGATGGCCAGGTGACCACCGGACCGTTCGCCTACTCCTCCGGCAACTGGACCCTCACCGTCCGGCCCGACAGCCGCAACTACCTGCGGCGCTCGCTCGGCACCGGGGTGGCCCAACTGCCCAGCCGCACCGAGACGGACGGCGTGCTCGCGATAGCCGAGTACGACGCCGCACCGTGGAACAGCACCTCGGCGGGTTTCCGCAACAACCTGGAGGGCTGGCGCGGCGTCAACCTGCACAACCGGGTGCACGTCTGGGTCGGCGGCATGATGAGCACCGGCATGTCGCCCAACGACCCGGTCTTCTGGCTCCACCACTGTTTCATCGACAAGCTCTGGGCCGAGTGGCAGAAGCGCCACCCCGCCGCCGGCTACCTCCCCACGGCCGGCACCGCCAACGTGGTCGACCTCAACGACACCATGAAGCCCTGGAACGACGTCACCCCGGCGGACATGCTCGACCACACCACCCGCTACACGTACGACACCGGCTTCTAG
- a CDS encoding acylphosphatase — MTESARLTAVIDGYVQGVGFRWSVRARAADLGTVTGHARNLADGRVEVVAEGAREECAQLLDWLRTGDTPGRVDTVTEHWGPATSDHDGFTIR; from the coding sequence ATGACCGAGAGCGCCCGGCTGACCGCAGTGATCGACGGCTACGTCCAGGGCGTCGGCTTCCGATGGTCCGTCAGGGCCCGGGCGGCGGACCTCGGCACGGTGACCGGCCATGCGCGGAACCTGGCCGACGGCCGGGTCGAGGTGGTGGCCGAGGGGGCCCGGGAGGAGTGCGCGCAGCTGCTGGACTGGCTGCGGACCGGTGACACCCCGGGCCGGGTGGACACGGTGACCGAGCACTGGGGCCCCGCCACCAGCGACCACGACGGTTTCACCATCCGCTGA
- a CDS encoding SulP family inorganic anion transporter, translating to MIRAAHLQRDLAASVVVFLVALPLCVGVAVASGVPAELGLITGIVGGLLAGLLPGSSLQVSGPAAGLTVLVYEAVQQHGPSALGVITLAAGLLQLAMGAFRLGRWFRAISVAVVHGMLAGIGLVLIAGQLYAMADRTAPGSGLAKLAGLPRLFTGTAADPAALTAAAVGVGTVLLLIGWQQLPARIRLVPAPLVAVAVATAVVAGLDLKVAKVEVSGLLEAVRLPGASDFAVLAQAGALGTVLAFALIGSAESLFSAAAVDRLHNGPRTHYDKELVAQGAGNTVCGLLGALPMTAVIVRSAANVQAGARTKASRVLHGVWLLLFAALLPAALSVIPLAALAGVLVHAGAKLLPVKSLLPLWRSYRGEAVVLCVTAVAIVATNMFEGVLAGLLLAVLKAAWETSHVHLERTERPDGSVLVRLSGHATFLRLPRLLEALETLPADRPVQLDLTGLRHLDHACRTALTGWAERRSQLAPAGGPVESSPVQWP from the coding sequence ATGATTCGTGCTGCCCATCTGCAACGAGACCTTGCTGCCTCCGTCGTCGTCTTCCTGGTCGCCCTCCCGCTCTGCGTCGGTGTGGCCGTCGCCTCCGGGGTGCCGGCCGAGCTCGGTCTGATCACCGGTATCGTCGGCGGCCTGCTGGCCGGGCTGCTGCCGGGGAGCAGCCTTCAGGTGTCCGGGCCCGCCGCCGGGCTGACCGTGCTCGTCTACGAGGCGGTGCAGCAGCACGGCCCGTCCGCCCTCGGCGTCATCACGCTGGCCGCCGGTCTGCTGCAACTGGCCATGGGGGCCTTCCGATTGGGCCGGTGGTTCCGGGCCATCTCGGTCGCCGTGGTGCACGGGATGCTGGCCGGGATCGGGCTGGTGCTGATCGCCGGTCAGCTGTACGCGATGGCCGACCGCACCGCCCCCGGCTCCGGCCTCGCCAAACTCGCCGGCCTGCCACGCCTGTTCACCGGCACCGCCGCCGATCCGGCCGCGCTGACGGCCGCCGCCGTCGGCGTCGGCACCGTCCTGCTCCTGATCGGCTGGCAGCAACTGCCCGCCCGGATCAGGCTGGTACCGGCTCCGCTGGTCGCCGTCGCGGTGGCCACGGCGGTCGTCGCCGGGCTCGACCTCAAGGTCGCCAAGGTCGAGGTCTCCGGCTTGCTGGAGGCGGTCCGGCTGCCCGGCGCCTCGGACTTCGCCGTGCTGGCCCAGGCGGGTGCGCTCGGCACGGTGCTGGCCTTCGCGCTGATCGGTTCCGCCGAGAGCCTGTTCAGCGCGGCGGCGGTGGACCGGCTGCACAACGGCCCGCGCACGCACTACGACAAGGAGTTGGTCGCCCAGGGCGCGGGCAACACGGTCTGCGGACTGCTCGGCGCACTGCCGATGACCGCCGTGATCGTCCGCAGCGCCGCCAACGTCCAGGCGGGCGCCCGGACCAAGGCCTCCCGGGTGCTGCACGGGGTGTGGCTGCTGCTCTTCGCGGCGCTGCTGCCGGCCGCCCTGTCGGTCATTCCGCTGGCCGCGCTGGCGGGTGTGCTGGTGCACGCCGGGGCGAAGCTGCTGCCCGTCAAGTCCCTGCTGCCGCTGTGGCGTTCGTACCGGGGCGAGGCCGTGGTGCTCTGCGTCACGGCGGTCGCCATCGTGGCCACCAACATGTTCGAGGGCGTGCTCGCGGGCCTGCTGCTCGCCGTCCTGAAGGCCGCCTGGGAGACCTCGCACGTGCACCTGGAGCGCACCGAACGGCCCGACGGCAGCGTGCTGGTACGGCTGTCCGGCCATGCCACCTTCCTCCGGCTGCCCCGGTTGCTGGAGGCACTGGAGACCCTGCCCGCCGACCGCCCGGTCCAGCTCGACCTGACCGGCCTGCGTCACCTCGACCACGCCTGCCGCACCGCCCTCACCGGCTGGGCCGAGCGCCGGTCCCAACTCGCCCCGGCCGGTGGCCCGGTGGAGAGCTCCCCGGTCCAGTGGCCGTGA
- a CDS encoding class F sortase — protein sequence MPLPDARTRGLSGRDRGRLTAAVVTLALVLGVWLIHDGAPGDGPPPVGAAVVRASDTPAGTGQSSGGQASPSPESKPGNPPPQPLPPSAPTRVRIPAIKVNAPLAGLDLDPAGHLDTPPVGRPNQAGWYRNGPAPGAPGNAVLAGHADTRSGPAVFYRLGLLRLGDQIEVVREDRRTAVFTIDAVRTYPRAAFPDAEVYGPTERPELRVITCGGTYDKKSGYSNNVVVFAHLTSSR from the coding sequence ATGCCGCTTCCTGACGCTCGGACCCGGGGCCTGAGCGGTCGCGACCGTGGGCGGCTCACCGCCGCGGTCGTGACGCTCGCCCTCGTCCTCGGTGTCTGGCTGATCCACGACGGCGCCCCCGGCGACGGCCCGCCCCCCGTCGGGGCGGCCGTCGTACGGGCCTCGGACACCCCGGCCGGAACCGGGCAGAGCAGTGGCGGCCAGGCATCGCCCAGCCCCGAGAGCAAGCCGGGCAACCCTCCTCCCCAGCCCTTGCCGCCGTCCGCGCCGACCCGCGTCAGAATCCCCGCGATCAAGGTCAACGCGCCACTGGCCGGACTCGACCTGGACCCCGCCGGCCACCTCGACACCCCGCCGGTCGGCCGGCCCAACCAGGCCGGCTGGTACCGGAACGGGCCCGCCCCGGGCGCGCCCGGCAACGCCGTGCTGGCCGGTCATGCGGACACCCGGTCCGGACCGGCGGTCTTCTACCGGCTCGGACTGCTGCGCCTCGGCGACCAGATCGAGGTGGTCCGGGAGGACCGGCGGACGGCGGTCTTCACCATCGACGCGGTCCGGACCTACCCCCGCGCGGCCTTCCCCGACGCCGAGGTCTACGGCCCGACCGAGCGCCCCGAACTACGCGTGATCACCTGCGGCGGCACGTACGACAAGAAGTCCGGCTACTCGAACAACGTGGTGGTCTTCGCTCACCTCACCTCGAGCCGATGA
- a CDS encoding YcxB family protein encodes MNISTSYRMSFEELLRASKLGLRRRRRALWVCAIALPADGALLLPLGNYPVAAAGLATGALLLYWLTLGTRRAVRRSLSKATGTIQVELTDEAVTIRRPGVYTEIAWQQYHKVVDTPEFLLLYVNQVTLTAVLKRGLDGAQNAELAAFVTAIPKS; translated from the coding sequence TTGAACATCAGCACGTCGTACCGGATGTCGTTCGAGGAACTGCTCCGGGCCTCCAAGCTCGGCCTTCGGCGGCGCAGGCGGGCCCTGTGGGTGTGTGCGATCGCGCTGCCCGCCGACGGCGCACTGCTTCTCCCGCTCGGGAACTACCCCGTGGCGGCCGCCGGGCTGGCGACGGGTGCCCTCCTGCTGTACTGGCTGACCTTGGGGACCCGCCGGGCCGTCCGCAGGTCGCTGTCCAAGGCCACCGGGACGATCCAGGTGGAGTTGACCGACGAGGCGGTCACGATCCGACGGCCGGGCGTGTACACCGAAATCGCCTGGCAGCAGTACCACAAGGTGGTCGACACCCCGGAGTTCCTCCTGCTGTACGTCAACCAGGTCACGCTCACGGCGGTGCTCAAGCGCGGCCTCGACGGCGCACAGAATGCCGAACTGGCCGCCTTCGTGACGGCGATACCGAAGAGCTGA
- a CDS encoding MBL fold metallo-hydrolase: MTTTVQRVVHASVLIDFGGARILTDPWLSERKGYHQGEPRSVQSAAELPPLAGIVISHGHYDHCDLDALAGYPDKTVPFAVVRGLAGRVRAVGFTDVTELDPWQSTRLGPVRVTATPAQHGVPEVTFVLQHDRSSVFFGADTLRIPALDEVARRFPDLDLALLPINGLRIRPAFNRQVVMDAVQAAELTRALRPRLAVPIHYAFTAGRLRDATVLKLTRNRPDLYRDAAADLAPDTAVHILTPGEPLSL; this comes from the coding sequence GTGACCACCACCGTGCAGCGCGTCGTGCACGCCAGCGTTCTGATCGACTTCGGCGGCGCCCGGATCCTCACCGATCCCTGGCTGTCCGAACGGAAGGGCTACCACCAGGGCGAACCGCGCTCGGTCCAATCGGCGGCCGAACTCCCGCCGCTCGCCGGGATCGTCATCAGCCACGGCCACTACGACCACTGCGACCTGGACGCCCTCGCGGGCTACCCCGACAAGACCGTGCCCTTCGCCGTGGTCCGCGGGCTCGCCGGACGCGTCCGCGCCGTCGGCTTCACCGACGTCACCGAACTCGACCCATGGCAGAGCACCCGCCTCGGGCCCGTGCGGGTCACCGCCACTCCCGCCCAGCACGGGGTCCCGGAGGTCACCTTCGTCCTGCAGCACGACCGGAGCTCGGTGTTCTTCGGGGCCGACACCCTGCGCATCCCCGCCCTCGACGAGGTGGCCCGGCGCTTCCCCGACCTCGACCTGGCCCTGCTGCCCATCAACGGCCTGCGGATCCGGCCCGCGTTCAACCGGCAGGTGGTCATGGACGCCGTCCAGGCGGCCGAGCTGACCCGCGCGCTCCGTCCCCGGCTGGCCGTCCCGATCCACTACGCCTTCACAGCGGGCAGGCTCCGCGACGCGACCGTCCTCAAGCTGACCCGCAACCGCCCCGACCTCTACCGGGACGCCGCCGCCGACCTGGCACCCGACACCGCCGTACACATCCTCACCCCGGGCGAGCCGCTGTCCCTGTGA
- a CDS encoding TetR/AcrR family transcriptional regulator — MSTDRRRPNPRGEGSRLRIDLVNAASHLLEEGGGEQTLSLRAVARQAGVAPQSVYLHFADRKALLVAVYEARFGELLDVLAAAAGPDARGRLRAVCLAYCRYAERHPGHYQVLFGTAGSPGWEPDEMAGLPALHLLDSAVRACTGDPAPGIAPATLCLWAALHGLTVLRRDRPSFPWPDLDGLVDALLTAHAGAART; from the coding sequence ATGAGCACCGACCGACGACGCCCCAACCCCCGTGGCGAGGGCAGCCGACTGCGCATCGACCTGGTGAACGCCGCGAGCCACCTGCTGGAGGAGGGCGGAGGCGAGCAGACCCTGTCCCTGCGGGCGGTGGCCCGGCAGGCCGGCGTCGCCCCGCAGAGCGTCTACCTGCACTTCGCCGACCGGAAGGCGCTGCTCGTCGCGGTGTACGAGGCGCGGTTCGGCGAGCTGCTCGACGTGCTGGCCGCCGCCGCCGGGCCCGACGCCCGCGGCCGGCTTCGGGCGGTGTGCCTCGCCTACTGCCGCTATGCGGAGCGGCACCCCGGCCACTACCAGGTGCTGTTCGGCACCGCGGGCTCGCCGGGCTGGGAGCCGGACGAGATGGCGGGGCTGCCCGCGCTGCATCTGCTCGACTCGGCGGTCCGGGCCTGCACGGGCGATCCCGCGCCCGGCATCGCCCCCGCCACGCTGTGCCTGTGGGCCGCCCTGCACGGGCTGACCGTCCTGCGCCGGGACCGGCCGAGCTTCCCGTGGCCGGACCTCGATGGCCTCGTCGACGCACTCCTCACCGCCCATGCCGGAGCGGCGCGCACCTGA